The Gadus chalcogrammus isolate NIFS_2021 chromosome 16, NIFS_Gcha_1.0, whole genome shotgun sequence DNA window GATTTCACCATTCTGGGATCATTGGTTTGTTTTTGGGTTGAGGTCATTTAGTGTAAATAAGTATTGGTACTATTTTAATATGAAACTATAATAACATGAACTTGTCAACATTCGAGTGAGGGCCTGAGCTTTCTTTTGATTTGTTGGACAAGATATTTAAGGAAAAGTTAACCATCTAATGAATATGTGGTCTTCTACTCACAAATTCCTCACAATAGTGTGTCCACAGACACACGATATCTCTAACGTTGTCTTCCTTCAATCAGGATTTAATTACTATTATTTAACTAGGATTATAACTTCCAGAAGTCGCCACCAAAGATCATATTCAGTATCTGTGGATAACTACAAATGTCCAAAACAAACATTTCATTTTCGCAAGGGTGTGGCCCAACTTAAGACAGGTTGCTTTTTTCTGCCTGAAACGTCCAAGCCGCCTTGTTTGGTGAAGCACATTTTTGCCATACCCTTTTGGCAAACAATAGCGACCAAGAAAAAGTTAGGGGCTAACTTTAATTTTGTCTCAAAAGTATCTCAACAGTCCTTGAAGGGGTTGAATTGAATCAACTCTAAAGGTGCTCCTATAACCTCGATGTTGAATAATGAAGCTCAACAATGTTGGCTGCATTGTGGCATTTCACAAACCAAGTGAAACAACGCAGCAAAAGCATGTGCTTGTTTTTCCCCGGGATTGAGGAAGTGGGGTGTGGATTGTGGCAAGAGACAACCAGCCAATCACTAAACCACCTGATCACAGATTTGGCTGCGAGCTCGGAACCACAATTGTTAACTGCATGTGTCCAGACGTGCAATCTCACGACTTCAGTCGTCACACCTTTCTGCCTGAGATGAATGCAAAGCTTCTGCGGCAGGCCCGACTGAAGGCGTGAATCTCTTCTCATTTGATGACAACTGACGGACAAATCATGTCTGACTCTGATTGAATCATCTCTCCTAATCTCATTCATGCCTCGCTTCTATCCCTCCCGCCACAAGTCATCTTTCCTCTCGTCTTGGCGATATGTTGTTCATTATGGTTTTTAGTTCACACAGTTTGAGCCTTCTTCAAGAAGGTCATATTTAAGGGCTCTCCCTAtttgcctcctccctcccctctcagaCGTTGAAGCGCAAGGAGAAGGAGTTTGAGCACGAGATGGAGCGTCTGGCGCGGGAGAAGATCGCCACGCAGCAGCGGCTGGACGAGCTGAAGAACGAGCTGGGCCAGTGGATGGACGTGATGGAGGTGGACCGGGTGCTGCGGCAGACGGTCCAGCCCGAGGAGGACCAGGCCTCCACATCCACGGCCTCAGGTACGGAGGGCGCTCGCTCACCGGTTCTCTTCCCCGCCAAAATGCAAACATCAGTCGTATGCTTAAGATTGGACTAAAATACGTATTTTTTTCGTTAATACATTTTTAGTGCCTTTGTTTCCGTTTCAAATTTGACTGCATTCTCAAAGTTACagttatgtatattttttaggGAGTGAATTGGGAACGATCTGGTAGTTGTGACGTTGTCTCAaacgggttgtgtgtgtttgcgttgcaGAGGGGGAAGACATCGACGACCCGGACCAGGACGGAGAGACGGCTCGCCGGATGCCCACCGCCTTACCCGCCGTGCCTCGCGCCGTGCCACCGGAGCAGCGCAAGACCCCCGCTCTGACCCCCgtaccgccgccgccccccatcGCCGCCACCGTCGCTACCCACCCGCTCCTCCCCCAACACATCTCCATTCAGCACAAGCCCCCGGTGCACCAGACTCTGGCCCTGCCCAAGCCCACGGTGCTCGCGGCGTCCGGGATCCCCGGCACCGCCGCCATCCAGGCCTTACTCCCCGCCCAGACCCAGGTGGTCACCTCCCAGCCCTGCCTGCAGCCCACCGTCATCGCCCACGCGCCCGCCTCCCACGCCTCGGTCATCCAGGCGGTGAACCACGTCATCCAGGCGTCGGGCCACAAGCACATGGCTCACCTGGCCCCGTCCGGCCCCTCGGGCGCCGTCCAGCTGGCCACTggacaccgtcaccaccaccagcagcagcagcagcagcaccaccaccaccaccaccaccaccagcagatCAGCCACATCACCGTGACCCCCGTGGCCCACCTGGGTCCCCACCTGCCCACCATCTACTCCCAGTCGGTGGCCGTCACCCAGCTGAACGGCGGCATGCCCGGCCAGACGGCGGGcggtgccgccgccgccgccgtcgtcagCAAGCAGACGGGCGCCCAGATGGTGGCCCACCACCCGCAGCTGGTCGGCCAGGCCATGCTCAACCCTGTCACCATGGTGACCATGCCCTCCTTCCCGGTCCGACTCTAAAGGTAGCCCCCCCGGGGAGGCCCCGAGGCCTACGAGGAGCAGGGCTGCCTCGCCGGAGACCCCTACGcgcaggggggggtgggtggggcgcTGTGGACCCCCTGGCgtgtgggaggagccacggGCCTCTGAGCTCAGCGACCAACAGGTCCGTGGCTGAGGAACGCAGGGTCAGGCGGCTAGCCGGCCGGACACCGTTTGTGTAGCAGCGCGGCGCAGCACGACAACCATTTCAGATAACGTGGAACATTCCAAAAAGACTATTCAGCTAAAGTTTATTCACAATGGCATCGTAGGAGGTGAATGCAAATCCTATTTCGTTTCTTGCTCTATCTTTTGGATGGATCCGGGCCCGGccgtgagtgtgtatgcgtgtgtatgcgcgtgtgtgtgttgtccaagGTGATCGTGTCGATGGTGTTTGTCACATTTAACAAATCAGTTGGTCTGAGGTGCACTTCCTCCCCATTAATAGTACTCACGAAGCGGtttgaatgggggggggggggagtcgtatctttgatgtgtttgtttgtttttacaacTGCCCCTGAATACAACGATAGCTGACCCACAATTTTTCCCTCTCCCAAAAGAGAAACTACTGGTTCTCTTGAGGGCGCACTGATGAGGCTGAACTGGGCCTTCAGAGTCGTGAGGGGG harbors:
- the mnta gene encoding max-binding protein MNT encodes the protein MSIETLLEAAKFLELQAQQQQKAREENELKEKLRLEQLAEHRHSSLVYTSPVHHHHQHHHHDQHVHHVAKAEERRVAHRLPPQPLPITVIPVVTASHTCPPFPPPPLPASLSEPAAPHFPSPPRRDPYSPPQEGAGAPPPVSPQSRPDPSPSSLASAATASYQPPPSNQNHHHHHPLPPLTVQHAAAQPPPLQRYPGSIVTVPQQQPQQPLLPQPGPPQAPLPTSPNSRGSPPDDGRHLDNKKRPGGAGTRDVHNKLEKNRRAHLKECFEMLKKNIPNVDEKKTSNLSVLRSALRYIQTLKRKEKEFEHEMERLAREKIATQQRLDELKNELGQWMDVMEVDRVLRQTVQPEEDQASTSTASEGEDIDDPDQDGETARRMPTALPAVPRAVPPEQRKTPALTPVPPPPPIAATVATHPLLPQHISIQHKPPVHQTLALPKPTVLAASGIPGTAAIQALLPAQTQVVTSQPCLQPTVIAHAPASHASVIQAVNHVIQASGHKHMAHLAPSGPSGAVQLATGHRHHHQQQQQQHHHHHHHHQQISHITVTPVAHLGPHLPTIYSQSVAVTQLNGGMPGQTAGGAAAAAVVSKQTGAQMVAHHPQLVGQAMLNPVTMVTMPSFPVRL